A region of Mauremys mutica isolate MM-2020 ecotype Southern chromosome 2, ASM2049712v1, whole genome shotgun sequence DNA encodes the following proteins:
- the LOC123363722 gene encoding M-phase-specific PLK1-interacting protein isoform X1 — protein MHRQSFRPPTPPYPGGGPWGGGFRSPPSGGGPVPPSPRGYGSPHHTPPYGHRPYSPRGHGFRGGGGRFGSPSPGGQSPRRPHSASPRYSAPYGNVSPAAAQQRPPHHPQQYKSSPRGSQRYYQGSPRTSTPFGTAHGRGKRVSNDVENYYRPSMLEDPWAGLEPVSVTDINQQYSSEQTTYTGKKGRYFS, from the exons ATGCACCGACAGAGCTTCCGCCCCCCCACGCCTCCGTACCCGGGCGGGGGGCCCTGGGGCGGCGGGTTTCGGAGCCCTCCCTCCGGCGGGGGCCCTGTGCCGCCTTCCCCGCGGGGCTACGGGAGCCCCCACCACACGCCGCCCTACGGCCACCGGCCCTACTCGCCCCGAGGCCACGGcttccgcggcggcggcgggcggTTCGGGAGCCCGTCCCCGGGGGGTCAGAGCCCGCGCAGGCCCCACAGTGCCAGCCCCAGGTACTCGGCTCCCTACGGCAACGTGTCCCCGGCCGCGGCCCAGCAGCGTCCGCCGCACCACCCGCAGCAATACAAGTCCTCGCCGCGGGGCTCCCAGAGATACTACCAG GGATCACCCAGGACATCTACTCCATTTGGTACAGCGCATGGCAGAGGGAAAAGAGTGTCTAATGATGTGGAAAACTATTACAGACCTTCAATGCTTGAGGACCCATGGGCTGGCCTAGAGCCAGTTTCTGTTACAGACATAAACCAACAATACAGCAGTGAGCAAACAACATATACTGGTAAAAAAGGGAGGTATTTCAGTTAA